A single region of the Streptomyces sp. NBC_01262 genome encodes:
- a CDS encoding NAD(P)H-dependent flavin oxidoreductase: MTDAQLTTALTELTGVRHPIVQTGMGWVAGPGLVSATANAGALGILASATMTPGQLLAAVREVKERTDAPFGVNLRADSGDAPERVRIIIDEGVRVASFALAPSRELIARLKDAGVVVIPSIGARRHAEKVAAWGADAVLVQGSEGGGHTGQVATTVLLPQVVDAVDIPVIAAGGFYDGRGLVAALAYGAAGIAMGTRFLLTSDSPVPDAVKARYLAATVNDITVTDRIDGLPHRMLRTDLVDALERSGRPAALLRALRHAAAFRRTSGLTWPAMIRDGLAMKHGKHLTWSQVLMAANTPMMLRSSMVDGRPDLGIMAAGQIAGLIDDLPSCAELIDRVMAEATATLARL, encoded by the coding sequence GTGACCGACGCGCAACTCACCACCGCGCTGACCGAGCTCACCGGCGTACGCCACCCCATCGTCCAGACCGGCATGGGCTGGGTCGCCGGCCCCGGGCTGGTGTCCGCCACCGCCAACGCGGGGGCGCTGGGCATCCTCGCCTCCGCCACGATGACGCCCGGTCAGCTCCTTGCTGCCGTGCGCGAGGTGAAGGAGCGCACCGACGCCCCCTTCGGCGTCAATCTGCGCGCCGACTCGGGCGACGCCCCCGAGCGGGTGCGGATCATCATCGACGAGGGCGTGCGCGTCGCCTCCTTCGCGCTCGCCCCCTCCCGTGAACTGATCGCCCGGCTCAAGGACGCCGGGGTCGTCGTCATCCCCTCCATCGGCGCCCGCCGCCACGCGGAGAAGGTGGCGGCCTGGGGCGCCGACGCCGTCCTCGTCCAGGGATCCGAGGGCGGCGGCCACACCGGGCAGGTCGCCACCACCGTGCTGCTCCCCCAGGTCGTCGACGCCGTCGACATCCCGGTCATCGCGGCCGGCGGCTTCTACGACGGCCGGGGCCTGGTCGCCGCCCTCGCGTACGGCGCCGCGGGCATCGCCATGGGCACCCGCTTCCTGCTCACCTCCGACAGCCCCGTCCCGGACGCCGTCAAGGCCCGCTATCTCGCGGCCACCGTCAACGACATCACCGTCACCGACCGCATCGACGGCCTCCCCCACCGCATGCTCCGCACCGACCTGGTCGACGCCCTCGAACGCTCCGGCCGCCCCGCCGCCCTCCTGCGGGCCCTGCGGCATGCCGCCGCCTTCCGCCGGACCTCGGGCCTGACCTGGCCCGCGATGATCCGCGACGGCCTGGCCATGAAGCACGGCAAGCACCTCACCTGGAGCCAGGTCCTGATGGCCGCCAACACCCCGATGATGCTCAGGTCCTCGATGGTCGACGGCCGCCCGGACCTCGGCATCATGGCCGCCGGGCAGATCGCCGGACTGATCGACGACCTGCCCTCCTGCGCCGAGCTGATCGACCGCGTCATGGCCGAGGCGACGGCGACCCTGGCCCGGCTCTGA
- a CDS encoding glycosyltransferase: MLSVYEGFFSGGARIVHTDVVLGLREGGQYQRVLSVHGEMYREATRQPMGEDACYRALTAAGVEVTSLNRTLGLTGDPAAFTGTELAATARAMAGADVILSLKEQPLGLLNQPGLPRRPVVVCLHRSDPENQGPALDELKAAVSDGRVTAAVCCAESTRAAYQAAGIPGGLLHVIPNGVDLLRFRPDPARRTLLRGSLGIPECAPAVVFAARYAGMKNVPLFLRAARAWLHDDPGAHIMMCGAGMTPANPGLHADIAAAFGDAPWLADRLHLLGVRQDMETLYAAADVVSLTSSSGEAAPLSLIEGMMCGAVPVSTEVGDCAEIVGERGILTPPDPGLIAQAWARAAACGTEYAPAIARSRERFSRTRMIASYAALLDRVHQEMSTVARLPESL; this comes from the coding sequence GTGCTGTCGGTCTATGAGGGCTTCTTCTCCGGAGGAGCCCGGATCGTGCACACAGATGTCGTACTGGGGCTTCGAGAAGGCGGCCAGTACCAACGCGTACTGAGCGTCCACGGAGAGATGTACCGCGAGGCCACCCGCCAGCCGATGGGGGAGGACGCCTGCTACCGGGCGCTGACCGCCGCCGGTGTGGAGGTCACCTCCCTCAACCGGACGCTGGGCCTGACCGGCGATCCGGCCGCCTTCACGGGGACGGAACTCGCCGCGACGGCCCGGGCGATGGCGGGCGCCGACGTCATCCTGTCGCTGAAGGAGCAGCCGCTCGGCCTGCTGAACCAGCCGGGGCTGCCGCGCAGGCCCGTCGTGGTCTGCCTGCACCGCTCCGACCCGGAGAACCAGGGGCCGGCGCTGGACGAGCTGAAGGCGGCCGTCTCCGACGGCCGGGTCACGGCCGCCGTCTGCTGCGCGGAGTCCACCCGGGCCGCGTACCAGGCCGCCGGGATCCCCGGCGGGCTGCTGCACGTCATCCCCAACGGGGTCGACCTGCTGCGCTTCAGACCCGACCCCGCCCGCCGCACCCTGCTCCGGGGCTCGCTCGGCATCCCCGAGTGCGCGCCGGCCGTGGTCTTCGCGGCCCGCTACGCGGGGATGAAGAACGTCCCCCTCTTCCTGCGGGCCGCCCGTGCCTGGCTGCACGACGACCCCGGCGCCCACATCATGATGTGCGGCGCCGGCATGACCCCCGCCAACCCCGGGCTCCACGCCGACATCGCCGCCGCGTTCGGCGACGCCCCCTGGCTCGCGGACCGGCTGCACCTGCTGGGCGTACGGCAGGACATGGAGACCCTGTACGCCGCCGCAGACGTGGTCTCGCTGACCTCCTCCAGTGGCGAGGCGGCCCCGCTGTCCCTGATCGAGGGCATGATGTGCGGCGCCGTCCCGGTCTCCACAGAGGTCGGCGACTGCGCGGAGATCGTCGGCGAACGCGGCATCCTCACCCCGCCCGACCCCGGCCTCATCGCCCAGGCCTGGGCCCGGGCCGCCGCCTGCGGCACCGAGTACGCCCCGGCCATCGCCCGCAGCCGGGAGCGCTTCAGCCGCACCCGCATGATCGCGTCGTACGCGGCGCTCCTGGACCGCGTCCATCAGGAGATGAGCACTGTGGCCCGCCTCCCGGAATCCCTGTGA
- a CDS encoding FG-GAP repeat domain-containing protein has protein sequence MSEHKKKSRGPRVLAVGAAGALVMGAALAGLASASGTTAEETATECTSGLSFTQSATSASAGSNTRHVATGDLNGDGEQDVVATNLDGDSLTVLLGNGDGTFATGTEYAVGTQPYQSVIADVNGDGNPDIASADFGGATVSVLLGGGDGTFADATQYTVGAAPRSLAAGDLDGDGDLDLVVAEQDTSAVSILLGAGDGTFTVDAQAVTVTRPHGIVLADFDGDGNLDLATASVGGSGGVSVDLGAGDGTFGAVTEYASVARLYSIATGDFNGDGDTDLATISNGSNTLDVYLGNGDGTFAAATAYTTSALPVAVSAADLDEDGYSDILVSSLKGESVTLFQGAADGTLTQLSELSASGAYDAQAADLDDDGTTDIAVANSGGGQVDVFTGSCG, from the coding sequence ATGAGCGAGCACAAGAAGAAGAGCCGCGGTCCCCGCGTTCTGGCCGTCGGCGCCGCGGGCGCACTGGTCATGGGCGCCGCGCTGGCCGGACTGGCCTCGGCCAGCGGCACCACCGCGGAGGAGACCGCCACCGAGTGCACGAGCGGTCTGTCCTTCACCCAGTCCGCCACCTCGGCGTCGGCCGGCTCCAACACCCGCCACGTGGCCACCGGCGACCTCAACGGCGACGGTGAGCAGGATGTCGTCGCCACCAACCTGGACGGCGACTCGCTGACCGTCCTGCTCGGCAACGGTGACGGCACCTTCGCCACCGGCACCGAGTACGCGGTCGGTACGCAGCCCTACCAGTCGGTCATCGCCGACGTGAACGGCGACGGGAATCCCGACATAGCCAGCGCCGACTTCGGCGGCGCCACCGTCAGCGTCCTCCTCGGCGGCGGCGACGGCACCTTCGCCGACGCCACCCAGTACACCGTCGGCGCGGCCCCCCGGTCCCTGGCCGCCGGTGACCTCGACGGGGACGGAGACCTCGACCTGGTCGTCGCGGAGCAGGACACCAGCGCGGTGAGCATCCTGCTGGGCGCCGGTGACGGCACCTTCACCGTCGACGCCCAGGCCGTCACCGTCACCAGGCCGCACGGCATCGTCCTCGCCGACTTCGACGGCGACGGCAACCTGGACCTCGCCACGGCGAGCGTCGGCGGCTCCGGCGGCGTCAGCGTCGACCTCGGAGCGGGCGACGGCACCTTCGGCGCCGTCACGGAGTACGCGAGCGTCGCCCGCCTCTACTCCATCGCCACCGGCGACTTCAACGGCGACGGCGACACCGACCTCGCCACCATCAGCAACGGCTCCAACACCCTGGACGTGTACCTGGGCAACGGCGACGGCACCTTCGCCGCCGCCACCGCCTACACCACGTCCGCTCTGCCCGTCGCCGTCAGCGCGGCCGACCTCGACGAGGACGGATACAGCGACATCCTGGTCTCCTCCCTCAAGGGCGAGTCCGTCACGCTCTTCCAGGGCGCGGCCGACGGCACCCTCACCCAGCTGAGCGAGCTCAGCGCCTCCGGTGCGTACGACGCCCAGGCCGCCGACCTCGACGACGACGGCACCACGGACATCGCGGTGGCGAACAGCGGCGGCGGCCAGGTGGACGTCTTCACCGGCTCCTGCGGCTGA